One stretch of Roseimicrobium sp. ORNL1 DNA includes these proteins:
- a CDS encoding ABC transporter ATP-binding protein — MSAPPASTLAPAPAAAPPPLPETLVTVRRLNRVFDNVHAVRDISFDIARGQVVGFIGANGAGKTTTMRMMATLDVPNSGTIRIADMDVVQRPGSVRRLIGWMPDHYGTYAHMTVFEYLDFFARAYGFKREQRKTRVEEVMDFADLTVLADRPMNKLSKGMGQRLCFGRMLLPDPEFMILDEPAAGLDPKARLEFKNLVRLLAQRGKTLFISSHILSELGEMCDTLLFIDGGKMVYHGSAESLRRDHGNGANGNAQVLLDISLAGSGDLLTQWASMNPLWKLVEERRDGARLVVESNDPLVLAAGLKKMILDGVPVIEFRREERRLEDAFVDMLRKISVDGATRKT, encoded by the coding sequence ATGTCAGCACCACCCGCCTCCACACTTGCACCTGCCCCGGCGGCTGCACCCCCACCGTTGCCGGAGACCCTTGTCACGGTGCGCAGGCTCAATCGCGTTTTCGACAACGTGCATGCGGTGCGGGACATCTCCTTCGATATTGCCCGCGGTCAGGTCGTGGGATTCATCGGCGCGAACGGCGCAGGGAAGACGACCACCATGCGCATGATGGCGACTCTCGATGTGCCGAACAGTGGCACCATCCGCATTGCGGACATGGATGTGGTGCAGCGACCGGGCAGCGTGCGTCGGCTCATCGGGTGGATGCCGGATCACTACGGCACCTATGCGCACATGACGGTGTTTGAATACCTCGACTTCTTCGCCCGCGCCTATGGCTTCAAGCGTGAGCAGCGCAAGACGCGCGTGGAGGAGGTGATGGATTTCGCGGATCTCACCGTGCTGGCGGATCGTCCGATGAACAAACTCAGCAAGGGCATGGGTCAGCGTCTCTGCTTCGGTCGCATGCTGCTCCCGGATCCGGAGTTCATGATTCTGGATGAACCGGCGGCCGGCCTCGATCCCAAAGCGCGCCTGGAGTTCAAGAATCTCGTGCGCCTGCTCGCGCAGCGCGGCAAGACGCTCTTCATCAGCAGCCACATCCTCAGCGAGCTCGGGGAGATGTGCGACACGCTGCTTTTCATCGACGGCGGCAAGATGGTCTACCACGGCTCCGCGGAATCGCTGCGCCGCGACCATGGCAATGGCGCCAATGGCAACGCGCAGGTGCTGCTGGACATCTCACTGGCCGGCTCTGGAGACCTGCTCACGCAGTGGGCTTCCATGAATCCACTTTGGAAGCTGGTGGAGGAGCGCCGCGACGGTGCGCGTCTCGTGGTGGAAAGCAATGACCCCCTCGTGCTTGCCGCGGGCCTCAAGAAGATGATTCTCGATGGCGTGCCGGTCATTGAGTTCCGCCGTGAAGAGCGCCGCCTGGAAGACGCCTTTGTCGACATGCTGCGCAAAATCTCCGTGGACGGCGCGACGAGGAAAACCTGA
- a CDS encoding efflux transporter outer membrane subunit codes for MALPRFTKVLHPRLAQLCCAVSCSFAFSGCAIRDTWGKGRKEGDLTAHEQSVPGKWSGAPKIPAKAATGWLGDFGSGELTRLVDEAIARNPDLRATGARVSQARAQVRIAGADLWPQVATDFNGRRNQSASGQRFVGVGQRSNRFELGLDVSWEVDFWGRIKDQRGAAVADAEAAAEDLHAAKLSLAANVVKAAVTLVESKEQVRLADENVKTRRTHLQIVERQLERGLDSDRAALDVSLSRADLARAEESLALRKRASDEARRLLEVLLGAYPGGKEPGLSALPTVKRAVPAGLPSEVLLRRPDIRAAERRLESSLREESAAKKAFLPSFNLTGGTGLSTEDLSFLFDQGSVIWTVAGNVAQQVFQGGRIKANVDLARARYDEVLALYASTATTAFKEVESALSAEAYLLEQEAALERASTEAARSVQLATGQYERGLVDILTLLDAQQRVFDARSALAVVRAQRLRNRADLHLALGGDF; via the coding sequence ATGGCGCTCCCACGCTTCACCAAAGTCCTTCATCCACGTCTTGCCCAGCTTTGCTGTGCCGTTTCCTGTTCATTTGCCTTTTCCGGCTGCGCCATCCGGGACACCTGGGGCAAGGGGCGCAAGGAAGGTGATCTCACCGCGCATGAGCAGTCCGTGCCGGGCAAGTGGTCTGGCGCTCCGAAGATACCGGCCAAGGCCGCAACAGGTTGGCTGGGGGACTTTGGCAGTGGAGAGCTGACGCGACTGGTGGATGAAGCCATTGCCCGGAACCCGGACCTGCGCGCGACGGGGGCCCGGGTGTCGCAGGCACGCGCCCAGGTGCGCATCGCCGGTGCGGATCTCTGGCCGCAGGTCGCGACGGACTTCAATGGACGCCGCAACCAGAGCGCCAGCGGCCAGCGGTTCGTGGGCGTGGGGCAGAGGAGCAATCGCTTCGAACTTGGTCTCGATGTGAGCTGGGAGGTGGACTTCTGGGGCCGCATCAAGGATCAGCGTGGCGCTGCTGTGGCCGATGCTGAAGCTGCCGCCGAAGACCTCCATGCCGCGAAACTTTCCCTGGCGGCGAATGTCGTGAAGGCCGCCGTGACGTTGGTCGAGTCCAAGGAACAGGTGCGGCTCGCGGACGAGAACGTGAAGACCCGCCGCACGCATTTGCAGATCGTCGAGCGGCAACTGGAGCGTGGTCTGGACTCGGATCGCGCTGCGCTGGATGTGAGCCTGAGCCGCGCGGACCTCGCCCGTGCGGAGGAGTCTCTCGCCCTTCGCAAACGCGCCTCTGATGAAGCACGGCGTCTGCTCGAGGTGCTTCTGGGTGCTTATCCAGGAGGGAAGGAGCCGGGCCTGTCAGCGCTCCCCACGGTGAAGCGCGCCGTGCCTGCCGGTCTGCCTTCCGAAGTGTTGCTGCGCCGCCCGGATATCCGCGCCGCGGAGCGCCGTCTGGAGTCTTCCCTGCGTGAGGAGAGCGCCGCGAAGAAGGCCTTCCTTCCCAGCTTCAATCTCACCGGAGGCACCGGCCTCAGCACGGAGGATCTCAGCTTCCTCTTTGATCAAGGCTCGGTGATTTGGACCGTTGCGGGGAATGTCGCGCAGCAGGTGTTCCAGGGAGGCCGCATCAAGGCCAATGTGGATCTTGCCCGCGCGCGTTATGACGAGGTACTGGCGCTCTATGCCAGCACCGCCACCACTGCCTTCAAGGAGGTGGAATCGGCCCTGTCGGCAGAGGCTTACCTTCTGGAGCAGGAAGCCGCGCTGGAGCGCGCCTCCACGGAGGCAGCCCGCTCGGTGCAGCTTGCCACCGGTCAGTATGAGCGTGGTTTGGTGGATATACTGACTCTGCTCGATGCCCAGCAACGTGTCTTCGATGCACGCAGCGCCCTCGCCGTCGTCAGGGCGCAGCGCCTGCGCAATCGCGCCGACCTCCACCTCGCATTGGGCGGAGACTTTTGA
- a CDS encoding efflux RND transporter periplasmic adaptor subunit yields MIRFLRVILPIVILAVSGAGTWRLLVTRPETKMQEVRPVLVQVEGTRLKRTSYPVIVTSQGMVQPRTQTTLLPEVSAKIVETSANFKPGGFFEKGEVLMKLDPVDYETAVVVAQAAVAQAESVLAEELAKAEQALENWKALGRTGEPNALVTRKPHVAKANADVASAKAQVLKAERDLERTTIRAPFAGQVLEQLVDVGQLVTTGTQLAKVFAVDYVEIRLPLPERGMRFLSLPENYRDGSETPATSHAEVRLNAVVNGKLASWKGRIVRVEGAMDASTRQIIAVAQVDDPYAKRSDGLPPLKVGQFVEAEITGETLKEVYVIPRSAVRAGNEIILISPKNTLRRMIVEPLVSDEKRIIIAANAPKAPKEGDVLCLTPIPFPADGARVDPVIDGKTEAVGMAKSDSTATKPPVPAAKGGPS; encoded by the coding sequence ATGATTCGCTTCCTGCGTGTCATCCTTCCCATTGTCATCCTGGCCGTTTCCGGCGCGGGCACATGGCGGCTGCTTGTGACTCGCCCGGAGACCAAGATGCAGGAGGTGCGCCCGGTGCTGGTGCAGGTGGAGGGCACCCGGCTCAAGAGGACTTCCTACCCCGTGATCGTCACCTCACAGGGCATGGTCCAGCCGCGCACCCAGACCACGCTGTTGCCTGAAGTCTCGGCAAAGATCGTGGAGACGAGTGCCAACTTCAAACCGGGTGGCTTTTTCGAAAAGGGTGAGGTGCTGATGAAACTCGACCCCGTGGACTATGAGACCGCCGTGGTCGTGGCACAAGCGGCGGTGGCCCAGGCGGAGTCCGTCCTCGCCGAGGAGTTGGCCAAGGCCGAGCAGGCGCTGGAAAACTGGAAGGCGCTGGGCCGCACGGGTGAACCGAACGCACTGGTCACGCGCAAACCCCACGTGGCCAAAGCGAATGCCGATGTCGCGTCAGCAAAGGCCCAGGTCCTGAAGGCCGAGCGTGACCTCGAGCGCACCACCATCCGCGCGCCCTTCGCCGGGCAGGTGCTGGAACAGCTCGTGGACGTAGGCCAGCTCGTCACCACAGGCACGCAACTCGCCAAGGTATTCGCCGTCGACTACGTGGAGATCCGCCTGCCCCTGCCGGAGCGAGGCATGCGGTTCCTCTCACTGCCGGAGAACTATCGCGATGGCTCAGAGACTCCCGCGACCTCTCACGCTGAGGTCCGCCTCAATGCTGTGGTGAATGGCAAACTCGCTTCGTGGAAGGGACGCATCGTCCGTGTGGAAGGCGCCATGGACGCCAGCACCCGCCAGATCATTGCCGTGGCCCAGGTAGACGACCCGTATGCCAAGCGTAGCGATGGCCTCCCTCCACTCAAGGTGGGCCAGTTCGTGGAAGCGGAGATCACCGGCGAAACCTTGAAGGAAGTCTATGTGATTCCTCGCAGCGCCGTGCGCGCAGGAAATGAAATCATCCTCATCTCCCCCAAGAACACGTTGCGCCGCATGATTGTGGAGCCGCTCGTGAGTGATGAGAAACGAATCATCATCGCCGCCAATGCTCCGAAGGCCCCCAAGGAAGGGGACGTTCTCTGTCTCACGCCCATTCCCTTCCCCGCCGATGGCGCACGCGTGGACCCGGTGATCGATGGCAAGACCGAAGCCGTCGGCATGGCCAAGTCCGACTCCACCGCGACCAAGCCGCCAGTACCAGCGGCGAAAGGTGGGCCGTCGTAG
- a CDS encoding BatA domain-containing protein translates to MRLLLANPAGLWALLAVPAILVIHFLQERSRRVRVSTLFLLERVKPESVGGMRFEKLRNSVPLWLQLLAALLLAWVLVEPRWIRQDSRQTVAVVLDSSVSMSAYKEETRALLAEKLRDWARTAAHTEWHLLESDAKKPTLYAGAEMAGVLNAFDTWEPTQGTHRPDDALLIARGLVKTNGIVIFVTDREIEVSSDVAILSAAEPLQNVGFAGAEVKLASASGDAKSGMKWKALVQNHGDKPVQQEWWVEYPDLPAGAATTPPQKRPLALPPGQTMTLTGELPPEVERAVLVLGGDRFKWDDRLPLQKPRPRVVDAEVRLGGKAGDLWRKMLSATEQVNLRGTSSANAGTAATDASGTAIRQPHLVVSELGTPLETAGIQFPVESGDAMQLDGAWTIAEEHPLVRDMNWMGLLTPRPTELTVTEDDEPLLWKGERVLAMVRRGRTADNKPIRRLLLAWDITQSNAPRHPAMLVMIHRFLEDVRQGMTEPWAGNFESGQQLAVAADESPEAPPLMLHHDGKVTRYEGRLPAMVGFFQVKQGDKALVSGAAQFADTREADFKLAKKVDTVEQRRWEAALKQTEADPLTALWVLLILACLLAAWAWRQSGRPRSKSSASPAAVPAAT, encoded by the coding sequence GTGCGACTCCTCCTAGCCAATCCCGCTGGCCTCTGGGCCCTGCTCGCCGTTCCGGCGATCCTGGTGATCCATTTCCTTCAAGAGCGCTCGCGCCGCGTGCGCGTGAGCACGCTTTTCCTGCTGGAGCGCGTGAAGCCGGAGAGCGTGGGTGGCATGCGGTTTGAGAAATTGCGGAACTCGGTGCCACTCTGGTTGCAGTTGCTTGCAGCACTGCTTCTGGCGTGGGTGCTGGTGGAGCCGCGCTGGATACGGCAGGACTCGCGGCAGACCGTGGCCGTGGTGCTGGACAGCTCCGTTTCCATGAGCGCGTACAAGGAGGAGACACGCGCGCTGCTGGCGGAGAAGTTGCGCGACTGGGCTCGCACGGCGGCGCATACCGAGTGGCACCTGCTGGAGTCAGACGCGAAGAAGCCCACCCTCTACGCCGGAGCAGAGATGGCCGGAGTCTTGAACGCCTTCGACACATGGGAGCCCACGCAGGGCACACATCGACCGGACGATGCTCTGCTCATTGCGCGTGGCCTGGTGAAGACGAACGGCATTGTCATCTTCGTCACGGATCGTGAAATCGAAGTCTCCTCGGACGTGGCGATACTCTCGGCGGCGGAGCCCTTGCAGAACGTGGGCTTCGCCGGAGCGGAGGTGAAGCTGGCCAGCGCGTCTGGAGACGCGAAGAGCGGCATGAAGTGGAAGGCGCTGGTGCAGAACCACGGCGACAAACCCGTGCAGCAGGAGTGGTGGGTGGAGTATCCGGACCTGCCTGCGGGAGCAGCCACCACACCACCACAAAAGCGTCCATTGGCGCTGCCGCCGGGACAAACCATGACACTGACAGGTGAGCTCCCCCCGGAGGTGGAGCGCGCGGTGCTCGTGCTCGGTGGAGATCGTTTCAAGTGGGATGATCGTTTACCGCTTCAGAAACCTCGTCCCCGGGTGGTGGATGCGGAAGTGCGGTTGGGAGGAAAGGCCGGCGACCTCTGGCGCAAGATGCTGAGCGCCACGGAGCAGGTGAACCTGCGCGGCACCTCCAGTGCCAATGCCGGCACGGCGGCCACCGATGCGTCGGGCACCGCGATTCGCCAGCCCCATCTTGTTGTATCAGAATTGGGTACACCCTTGGAGACGGCGGGCATCCAGTTCCCCGTGGAGAGTGGGGATGCAATGCAACTGGATGGTGCATGGACAATCGCCGAGGAGCATCCCCTGGTGCGTGACATGAACTGGATGGGCCTGCTCACGCCCCGTCCCACCGAGCTCACGGTGACCGAGGATGATGAGCCCCTCCTCTGGAAAGGCGAACGCGTGCTGGCCATGGTGCGGCGCGGGCGTACGGCGGACAACAAGCCCATCCGCCGGCTGCTGCTCGCGTGGGACATCACCCAGTCCAATGCTCCGCGACATCCCGCCATGCTGGTGATGATCCATCGCTTTCTTGAAGATGTTCGCCAGGGGATGACAGAGCCCTGGGCTGGCAATTTTGAGTCCGGACAGCAACTTGCTGTCGCCGCAGATGAATCGCCGGAAGCCCCGCCTCTCATGCTGCATCACGACGGCAAGGTGACACGCTATGAGGGCCGCCTGCCGGCCATGGTGGGATTCTTCCAGGTAAAGCAGGGTGATAAGGCGTTGGTCAGCGGCGCCGCTCAGTTCGCCGACACACGGGAGGCCGATTTCAAGTTGGCCAAGAAGGTCGACACCGTGGAGCAGCGTCGCTGGGAAGCCGCGTTGAAGCAGACGGAGGCGGATCCGCTCACTGCGCTGTGGGTGTTGTTGATTCTGGCCTGCCTGCTCGCGGCGTGGGCCTGGCGACAGTCGGGCCGGCCGCGTTCCAAGTCATCGGCATCTCCCGCCGCGGTCCCTGCCGCTACCTGA
- a CDS encoding VWA domain-containing protein: protein MRLLHPEWLLLIPLFAAAGWYWRGLRLEKPLRVVCLLLVTLLLCQIQVRRHGDGLDLWVLVDRSDSAKDLLMPKLEEWEAILERSKKAADRLHFVDFADEAVTRGAQLRAGSTDFAGNTRATRINSAAGHALAQMRHERASRLLVLTDGYSTEPLDGLTERLGSQGVPLDYRLAAQPAKNDWRIAAFVLPRRVQLREAFLAEVVVLADQDGKVPLELFRNGASIGKRDVEVVNGVGRLRFTDRLSGAGAFRYQATLLPTDDSLVGNNTAAQWVEVQGGPRVILATAYEKDPLADVLRSQGFDVQVVTALNELQVGSLTGAKVVVLNNVPAYRMDSEFVRALDFFVHHQGGGLAMIGGKYSFASGGWFGSPVEPLLPVSMEMKQEHRKLAVALAIVMDRSGSMAMTVPGTSLQKMDLANEGAARGIELLGDNDFVSVFAVDSEAHEIAPLMAVGQNRGTLQNVVRRVESTGGGIYVYQGLVAAWKQLQQAQVGQRHVILFADAADAEEPGEYKRLLEEMQKEKATVSVIGLGTEKDPDADFLKDVAKRGNGRIFFNANPNELPALFAQETVAVARSAFVEEPVAIKGTPGWMEMAAGAMEWMPQADGYNLSYLRPGATQAAVTSDEYTAPLVAFWQRGAGRVAAVSCPLGGDFSQKTRAWKNYGSFCQSLGRWLMGEQVPPGVGLRAGMDGSRLKADLFFDETWNDRVAQHAPELVLAEGAGGVAHPVSWERLAPGHFRATLEIEGEHYVRGAVKIGDAAFPFGPINSVVNPEWSFDRSRLTELRAVSQRSGGAERVDLSDVWNAPRPPAWRDVQRWLLIALVAMLVFEAWQTRTGWNPLRKKEAV from the coding sequence ATGCGCCTGCTCCATCCTGAATGGCTGCTCCTGATCCCGCTCTTCGCCGCTGCGGGATGGTACTGGCGCGGCCTGCGTCTGGAGAAGCCACTGCGGGTGGTCTGCCTGCTGCTGGTGACTTTGCTGCTCTGCCAGATCCAGGTGCGGCGTCACGGCGATGGTCTTGATCTTTGGGTGCTGGTGGATCGATCGGATTCAGCGAAGGATCTTCTCATGCCCAAGCTGGAGGAGTGGGAGGCCATCCTTGAACGGTCCAAGAAGGCGGCGGATCGCCTGCATTTCGTGGACTTCGCGGATGAGGCGGTGACGCGCGGCGCGCAATTGCGCGCGGGAAGTACGGACTTCGCGGGGAATACACGAGCCACGCGCATCAACTCTGCTGCGGGCCACGCGCTTGCGCAGATGCGGCACGAGCGCGCTTCACGTCTGCTGGTGCTGACGGACGGCTACAGCACCGAGCCCCTCGATGGTCTGACGGAGAGACTCGGCAGCCAGGGCGTGCCATTGGACTATCGACTCGCGGCGCAGCCGGCCAAGAATGACTGGCGCATCGCGGCCTTTGTCCTGCCCCGCCGGGTGCAGTTGCGCGAGGCGTTTCTCGCGGAGGTCGTGGTGCTCGCGGATCAGGATGGCAAGGTGCCACTGGAGTTGTTCCGCAATGGCGCCAGCATCGGCAAGCGCGATGTGGAAGTGGTGAATGGAGTGGGCAGATTGCGTTTCACCGACCGGCTGAGTGGCGCCGGCGCTTTCCGTTACCAGGCCACGTTGCTGCCCACGGATGATTCACTCGTGGGAAACAACACCGCTGCTCAATGGGTGGAAGTGCAGGGCGGCCCGCGCGTAATCCTGGCCACGGCCTATGAGAAGGACCCGCTCGCTGACGTGTTGCGTTCCCAGGGATTCGACGTGCAGGTGGTCACGGCGTTGAATGAGTTGCAGGTGGGTTCGCTTACCGGAGCGAAGGTTGTCGTGCTGAACAATGTCCCGGCCTATCGCATGGACTCGGAGTTTGTGCGCGCGCTTGATTTCTTTGTGCATCATCAGGGCGGTGGATTGGCCATGATTGGCGGCAAGTACAGCTTCGCATCGGGTGGCTGGTTTGGTTCACCGGTGGAGCCACTGCTGCCGGTGAGTATGGAGATGAAGCAGGAACATCGGAAGCTCGCCGTGGCGTTGGCCATCGTGATGGACCGCTCTGGCAGCATGGCGATGACCGTGCCCGGAACCTCCTTGCAAAAAATGGATCTGGCGAACGAAGGCGCTGCGCGCGGCATTGAACTGCTGGGAGACAATGACTTCGTCAGCGTCTTTGCGGTGGATAGTGAGGCGCACGAGATCGCGCCCTTGATGGCCGTGGGCCAGAATCGCGGCACGCTGCAGAATGTGGTGCGCCGGGTGGAAAGCACCGGTGGCGGCATCTACGTTTACCAGGGGCTCGTTGCCGCATGGAAGCAGCTGCAGCAGGCGCAGGTGGGACAACGGCACGTCATTCTCTTCGCGGACGCCGCGGACGCTGAGGAGCCTGGTGAATACAAACGGCTCCTCGAAGAGATGCAGAAGGAGAAGGCCACCGTGAGCGTGATTGGCCTCGGCACGGAGAAGGATCCCGACGCCGACTTCCTCAAGGACGTGGCCAAGCGTGGCAACGGCCGCATCTTCTTCAATGCGAATCCCAATGAACTGCCCGCGCTCTTTGCGCAGGAGACGGTCGCAGTGGCGAGGTCTGCGTTCGTTGAAGAGCCTGTGGCCATCAAAGGCACTCCGGGCTGGATGGAAATGGCCGCGGGAGCCATGGAGTGGATGCCGCAGGCGGACGGTTACAATCTCAGCTACCTCCGTCCCGGGGCCACACAGGCGGCGGTGACGTCTGATGAATACACCGCTCCCCTGGTGGCCTTCTGGCAGCGCGGGGCAGGGCGCGTGGCGGCGGTGAGCTGTCCGCTGGGTGGTGACTTTTCCCAGAAGACACGCGCCTGGAAAAACTATGGCAGCTTCTGCCAGAGCCTTGGGCGCTGGCTCATGGGCGAGCAGGTGCCTCCAGGGGTGGGGCTTCGCGCCGGAATGGATGGCAGCCGCTTGAAAGCCGATTTGTTCTTTGATGAAACGTGGAATGACCGCGTGGCTCAGCATGCGCCGGAGCTGGTGCTTGCCGAAGGAGCCGGTGGTGTGGCACATCCCGTAAGCTGGGAACGCCTCGCGCCCGGCCACTTCCGCGCCACCCTCGAAATCGAAGGCGAGCACTACGTGCGCGGCGCCGTGAAGATCGGTGATGCTGCCTTCCCCTTCGGGCCCATCAATTCCGTGGTGAACCCCGAGTGGAGTTTTGATCGGTCACGCCTGACCGAGTTGCGCGCTGTGAGCCAGCGCAGTGGCGGCGCGGAGCGCGTGGACTTGAGTGATGTGTGGAATGCGCCGCGCCCTCCTGCATGGAGAGATGTGCAACGCTGGCTGCTCATCGCGCTCGTTGCGATGCTCGTGTTCGAAGCCTGGCAGACGCGGACCGGATGGAATCCGCTGCGGAAGAAAGAGGCGGTGTAG
- the tadA gene encoding tRNA adenosine(34) deaminase TadA: protein MEPEAEGTGDEPIIITTDEHFMREALRQARKAAKQDEVPIGAVIVREGHVIARAWNQVETLKDATAHAEMIALTQAQSALGDWRLNECDLYVTKEPCPMCAGAIMHCRVRRVIFGCPDLKGGAAGGFWNLLQAPNLNHRSEIVSGVLGDECVTVLKSFFRDARERRANGLLHKKGLSDL, encoded by the coding sequence ATGGAACCGGAAGCGGAAGGGACGGGGGACGAGCCCATCATCATCACGACGGACGAGCACTTCATGCGGGAGGCCCTGCGCCAGGCGCGCAAGGCCGCCAAGCAGGATGAGGTGCCGATCGGGGCAGTGATTGTGCGTGAGGGACATGTGATTGCCCGTGCCTGGAACCAGGTGGAGACACTGAAGGACGCCACTGCCCATGCGGAGATGATTGCGCTAACCCAGGCGCAGAGTGCTCTGGGAGACTGGCGGCTGAATGAGTGCGACCTCTATGTGACCAAGGAGCCGTGCCCCATGTGTGCCGGTGCCATCATGCACTGCCGGGTGCGGCGCGTTATCTTTGGCTGCCCTGACCTGAAGGGTGGTGCGGCCGGTGGCTTCTGGAACCTGCTCCAGGCGCCGAATCTCAATCATCGCAGTGAGATTGTCTCCGGGGTGCTGGGCGATGAGTGCGTGACGGTGCTGAAGAGTTTCTTCCGCGATGCTCGCGAACGCCGCGCCAACGGTTTGCTCCACAAAAAAGGGTTGTCAGATCTGTAG
- a CDS encoding DUF58 domain-containing protein, translating into MATTTTATATARSNAKGASSVPSGLAAIHARMKAVTGVARLPLRSGQWSGTAGSVLGQGTGSSIDFQDQRPYMPGDDPRHINWQAYARSGTYTMKLYRQEVTPRVDILFDASPSMFLTEHKTTRTWELLYFCVESALRLGASTKVHMLDDEAREIPVDRILAYDWPLREKLSGVLLPSLLDRTPMRTGSLRILLSDLLSESPPDRATNLLVAGKGRAVVLAPFCLEESQPDWDGNIEFEECESATRDKRRVEKDTLTRYLRAYATHFGLWREQCVRHGIGFARVPAEAEILAALRAEAVSSGCIEM; encoded by the coding sequence ATGGCCACCACCACCACTGCCACAGCAACAGCTAGGTCGAATGCCAAGGGCGCCTCGTCTGTTCCCTCGGGATTGGCGGCGATCCACGCACGCATGAAGGCGGTGACGGGTGTGGCGCGCCTGCCGCTGCGCAGTGGCCAGTGGAGCGGTACGGCGGGTAGCGTGCTGGGGCAGGGTACCGGAAGCTCGATCGATTTCCAGGATCAGCGCCCCTACATGCCGGGGGATGATCCGCGTCATATCAACTGGCAGGCATATGCGCGATCCGGGACCTACACCATGAAGCTCTACCGGCAGGAGGTGACGCCACGCGTGGACATCCTGTTCGATGCCAGTCCCTCGATGTTCCTCACCGAGCACAAGACCACGCGCACGTGGGAGCTGTTGTATTTCTGCGTGGAGAGTGCGTTGCGTCTCGGAGCTTCCACGAAGGTGCACATGCTGGACGACGAGGCACGCGAAATCCCGGTCGACCGTATCCTTGCCTACGACTGGCCGTTGCGTGAGAAGCTCAGCGGCGTGTTGCTGCCTTCGCTGCTGGATCGCACCCCCATGCGTACAGGTTCCTTGCGCATCCTCTTGAGTGACCTGCTCAGTGAATCACCACCGGATCGCGCGACGAACCTGCTCGTGGCCGGCAAGGGGCGGGCGGTAGTTCTCGCGCCATTTTGCCTGGAAGAATCCCAACCGGATTGGGATGGGAATATCGAGTTTGAAGAATGCGAGTCCGCCACGCGTGACAAGCGGCGTGTGGAGAAGGACACGCTGACGCGTTATCTCCGCGCTTATGCCACGCACTTCGGCCTGTGGCGTGAGCAGTGCGTGCGGCATGGCATTGGATTCGCCCGTGTGCCTGCTGAAGCGGAAATCCTCGCCGCGTTGAGGGCCGAGGCGGTGAGCTCGGGATGCATCGAGATGTAG
- a CDS encoding AAA family ATPase, which produces MSTTIQPLTESELQTAAASVEKLRAALQQVLFGQDELINHVITGLLARGHLLLEGLPGLGKTELVKGLAKTLQLVAKRIQFTPDLLPGDITGNPMLQDTPEGRRFVFQPGPIFANLVLADEINRASPKTQSALLEAMQERRVTVMGESHMLPAPFFVLATQNPIELEGTYPLPEAQLDRFLFKLEVRSNDAETLEKIVLHREIGVEPQVDVVMNETSLNSLLDASRRIFMPQPVANFIARLVKATHPGEPHAGGVKFGASPRAALALAAAAKARGLMENRLNASYEDVRDVAPAVLRHRILLDYGAKLEGLTPDLIVAKLLENVPAQDKPLPTTLRAAKI; this is translated from the coding sequence ATGAGCACCACCATCCAACCCCTCACCGAGTCCGAACTTCAGACCGCAGCAGCCTCGGTTGAAAAACTTCGCGCCGCGTTGCAGCAAGTGCTCTTCGGACAGGATGAATTGATCAACCACGTCATCACCGGGCTGCTGGCACGCGGACATCTGCTTTTGGAAGGTCTGCCGGGTCTTGGAAAAACCGAATTGGTGAAGGGTCTCGCGAAAACGCTGCAGCTCGTGGCCAAGCGCATCCAGTTCACGCCAGACCTGCTGCCCGGTGACATCACGGGCAACCCCATGCTGCAGGACACACCTGAGGGCCGCCGCTTTGTGTTCCAGCCTGGACCCATCTTCGCGAACCTCGTGCTCGCGGACGAAATCAACCGCGCCTCGCCCAAGACACAGTCCGCCCTGCTGGAAGCCATGCAGGAGCGTCGTGTCACCGTCATGGGGGAGTCGCACATGCTGCCCGCTCCTTTCTTTGTGCTCGCTACGCAGAACCCCATTGAACTGGAAGGCACCTACCCGTTGCCGGAGGCGCAGCTGGATCGCTTCCTCTTCAAGCTGGAAGTGCGCAGCAATGATGCGGAGACACTCGAGAAGATCGTCCTGCATCGCGAGATAGGCGTGGAACCGCAGGTGGATGTGGTGATGAATGAGACTTCGCTCAATTCCCTCCTCGATGCCTCGCGCCGTATCTTCATGCCGCAGCCGGTGGCGAACTTCATCGCGCGACTGGTGAAGGCGACTCATCCTGGCGAGCCGCATGCCGGCGGGGTGAAGTTTGGCGCCAGCCCCCGTGCGGCGCTGGCACTCGCTGCCGCCGCCAAGGCGCGCGGTCTCATGGAGAACCGGCTGAACGCCAGCTATGAAGACGTGCGTGATGTGGCGCCCGCTGTGCTGCGCCACCGCATCCTGCTCGACTACGGCGCCAAGCTCGAAGGCCTCACGCCGGATCTCATTGTCGCCAAGCTGTTGGAGAATGTACCCGCGCAGGACAAGCCGCTGCCCACGACGCTCCGCGCCGCGAAGATCTGA